The window CACCAGCTCGATGCCGTAGAAGAAGCCGTTGCCGCGGACGTCGCCGACGATCGGCAGGTCGTGCAGCTTCTGCAGGGTGGAGAGGAAGGCGCCCTCGTTGTCCAGCACGTGCTGGTTGAGGCCCTCGCGCTCGAACAGGTCGAGGTTGGCCAGGCCCACCGCGGCGGAGACCGGGTGGCCGCCGAAGGTGTAGCCGTGCAGGAAGGTGTTGTCGCCCTTGTAGAACGGCTCGGCCAGGCGGTCGGAGATGATGCACGCGCCGATCGGGGAGTAGCCCGAGGTCATGCCCTTGGCGCAGGTGATCATGTCCGGGACGTAGCCGAACTTGTCACAGGCGAACGTGGTGCCCAGGCGGCCGAAGGCGCAGATGACCTCGTCGGAGACGAGCAGCACGTCGTACTGGTCGCAGATCTCGCGCACGCGCTGGAAGTATCCGGGCGGCGGCGGGAAGCAGCCGCCGGCGTTCTGCACCGGCTCCAGGAAGACCGCGGCGACCGTGTCCGGGCCCTCGAAGAGGATCTGCTGCTCGATCTGGTCGGCGGCCCAGCGGCCGAAGGCCTCCGGGTCGTCGCCGAAGAGCGGGGCGCGGTAGATGTTGGTGTTCGGCACCTTGTGCGCGCCCGGAACCAGCGGCTCGAACGGCGCCTTCAGGGCCGGCAGGCCGGTGATGGACAGGGCGCCCTGCGGGGTGCCGTGGTAGGCGACCGCGCGGGATATGACCTTGTACTTGGTGGGCTTGCCGGTCAGCTTGAAGTACTGCTTGGCGAGCTTCCAGGCGGTCTCGACCGCCTCGCCGCCGCCGGTGGTGAAGAAGACCTTGTTCAGGTCGCCCGGGGCGTGGTCCGCCAGACGCTCGGCCAGCTCGACGGCCTTGGGGTGGGCGTAGGACCAGACGGGGAAGAACGCCAGCTCCTGCGCCTGCTTGGACGCGGCCTCGGCCAGCTCCGTGCGGCCGTGACCGGCCTGGACCACGAACAGACCCGCGAGACCGTCGAGGTAGCGCCTGCCCTTGTCGTCGTAGATGTAGGTGCCCTCGCCGCGCACGATCGTCGGCACGGGGGCGTTCTCGTACGAGGACATGCGGGTGAAGTGCATCCACAGGTGATCGTACGCGGTACGGCTGAGGTCCTTGCTCACGGTTATCGGGTTCCCCACATGTAGGTCTGCTTCTTGAGCTTGAGGTAGACGAAGCTCTCGGTGGAGCGCACGCCGGGCAGCGCCCGGATGCGTTTGTTGATGACGTCCAGCAGCTGGTCGTCGTCCTCGCAGACGATCTCGGCGAGGATGTCGAACGAGCCCGCGGTCATCACCACGTACTCGACTTCCGACATGCCGGTCAGAGCGTCGGCCACGGACTCCGTGTCGCCCTCGACGTTGATCCCGACCATCGCCTGCCGGCGGAAGCCAACGGTGAGCGGGTCGGTCACGGCGACGATCTGCATCACGCCCTGGTCGAGCAGCTTCTGGACGCGCTGGCGCACGGCGGCCTCGGACAGGCCGACGGCCTTGCCGATGGCGGCGTACGGACGGCGGCCGTCCTCCTGCAACTGCTCGATGATGGCGAGGGAGACGGTGTCCAGGTTCGGGCTGCTGCCGTTCCTGGACTCGCGGGAGTCCCTCTGCTCTGCGCTTCGACTGGGCACGACCATACTCTGCACGACGTATCGACAGTTCCGCAAGGCCGGGGCGATGAAATTCGTTGTTTGCGACACCGAGAGGTGCGGATTTCGCAGAACTCGCGCCGACAGGGGTGTTGAAAACGTGGCACTGCGGACTAGGGTGGGTGCCTCAGCGATGGGACATCTTGAACAGGACCAGGAGGGCCGGGCAGTGAGCACCGAGCTGGGACGGCTGCGCAAGCTCCGTAACTACATCGACGGCGAGTTCCGCGACGCCGCCGACGGACGGACCACCGAGGTGGTCAACCCCGCGACCGGCGACGCGTACGCGACCGCGCCGCTCTCCGGGCAGGCGGACGTCGACGCCGCCATGGCCGCCGCCGCCGCGGCCTTCCCGGGCTGGCGCGACACCACCCCGGCCGAGCGCCAGAAGGCTCTGCTGAAGATCGCGGACGCCTTCGAGGAGCGCGCCGAGGAACTGATCGCGGCCGAGGTGGAGAACACGGGCAAGCCCATCGGGCTGACCCGCTCCGAGGAGATCCCGCCGATGGTCGACCAGATCCGCTTCTTCGCGGGTGCGGCGCGGATGCTCGAGGGCCGCTCGGCCGGCGAGTACATGGACGGGATGACCTCGATCGTCCGCCGCGAGCCGATCGGCGTCTGCGCGCAGGTCGCGCCGTGGAACTACCCGATGATGATGGCCGTGTGGAAGTTCGCCCCGGCGCTCGCCGCGGGCAACACGGTGGTGCTGAAGCCGTCGGACACCACCCCCGCCTCCACGGTCCTGATCGCCGACATCATCGGTTCGGTCCTGCCCAAGGGCGTCTTCAACGTCATCTGCGGCGACCGCGACACCGGCCGTCTGATGGTGGAGCACCCGACCCCGGCGATGGCCTCCATCACCGGCTCCGTGCGCGCCGGCATGTCGGTCGCCGAGTCGGCCTCCAAGGACCTCAAGCGGGTCCACCTGGAGCTGGGCGGCAAGGCCCCGGTCGTGGTCTTCGAGGACACCGACATCGACAAGGCCGTCGAGGACATCTCGGTCGCCGGCTTCTTCAACGCCGGCCAGGACTGCACGGCCGCCACCCGCGTCCTCGTGCACGAGTCCATCCACGACGCCTTCGTCTCCGCGCTCGCCAAGGCCGCGGCCGAGACGAAGACCGGGCAGCCGGACGACGAGGACGTCCTGTTCGGCCCGCTCAACAACCCCAACCAGCTCAAGCAGGTGGCCGGCTTCATCGAGCGGCTGCCCGCCCACGCCAAGGTCGAGGCCGGCGGCCACCAGGTCGGCGACAAGGGCTACTTCTACGCCCCGACCGTCGTCTCGGGCCTGAAGCAGGACGACGAGATCATCCAGAGGGAGGTCTTCGGCCCGGTCATCACCGTGCAGTCCTTCTCGGACGAGGACCAGGCCGTGGAGTGGGCCAACGGCGTCGAGTACGCGCTGGCCTCCTCGGTGTGGACCAAGGACCACTCCCGCGCCATGCGGATGTCCAAGAGGCTCGACTTCGGCTGCGTGTGGATCAACACCCACATCCCGCTGGTCGCCGAGATGCCGCACGGCGGCTTCAAGAAGTCCGGCTACGGCAAGGACCTGTCGGCGTACGGCTTCGAGGACTACACGCGGATCAAGCACGTCATGACGTCGCTCGACGCGTGACACGCCGGCCGGGCGGTTCGCCCGCTCGCGGCCCCGGACGGAGGACGGACCGTCCGGGGCCGCGGTGTGTCCGGGGCAGGAAGCCCGAGGTGCGGCCGGGCGTTGATCGACAAGGTGTCGGATCCCTCCCGGCGTGCTCGACGCTGCGTCGATTGTCCGGCCGCGGACACGGACGGCATCCTTGGCCGGTGCCCAAGACTCCGAAGACGCCCCCGCTCTCCCGCCGGTCCCTGCTGCGCGCCCTGGGCGGCACGGCCGCGCTCGGTGCGCTCGCCGGCTGCGGGGTGCCCGCCGCCTACGTCCAGCCCGGTGACCGCGCCATCCCGGACGCCTCCGCCACCGATCACCGGCTGAACTGGGCGAACTGGCCGCTCTACATCGACACCGACGACAAGCACCCGAACAGGCGGCCCACTCTGGAGGCCTTCGAGAAGCGCACGGGCATCGCCGTCGACTACGTCGAGGAGATCAACGACAACGACGAGTTCTTCGGCAAGATCAGCCCGTCGCTGATGAACCATCAGGATCCGGGCCGCGATCTCGTCGTGATCAGCGACTGGCTGTGCGCGCGGTTCGTCCGGCTGGGCTGGGTGCAGGAGATGGACCGTGCCCGTCAGCCGCAGGTGGCCAAGTACCTCGACCCGTTGCTGCGCGACCCCGCCTTCGACCCGGGCCGCAAGTTCACGATGCCGTACCAGTCGGGCATCACCGGCATCGCCTACAACCGCCGCAAGCTCGGCCGCGAGATCCGCCAGGTCTCCGACCTGTGGGCGGGCGACCTCAAGGGCCGCGTCACGCTGCTGTCCGGCCTGGACGAGGCGTTCGCCCTGCTGATGCAGGCCAACGGCGTGGACATCACCAAGTGGAGGACCCGCGACTTCGACAAGGTCTGCGACCAGGTGGAGCGGCAGGTCCACACGGGCCAGATCCGCCGCTTCACCGGCAACGACTACACCAAGGACCTGGTCAGCGGGGACGTCCTGGCCTGCCAGGCCTATTCGGGCGACGTGATCCAGCTCCAGGCCGACAACCCCGACATCCGCTTCGTCGTGCCCGAGGAGGGCGCCGAACTGTGGTCGGACTCCTGGATGATCCCCAACCGGGCCGGCCACAAGGCCAACGCGGAACGCCTGATCGACTACTACTACGACCCCGAGGTGGCCGCGGAACTCGCCACCTGGGTCAACTACGTCTGCCCCGTCCCTGCGGCCCAGGGCGTGCTCGCCGACTCCAAGGACAAGGACACCGCCGAACTCGCCGAGAACCCGCTGATCTTCCCCGACGCGACCATGCGCAAGCGCCTCGCCATCGCCCGCGACATGTCCTCCGAGGAACGCGTGGACTTCGCCAAGCGCTGGAACGCCATCGTCGGCCTGTAGCAGACTCACCTGCGTGACACACACGCCGAGCGACCAACAGGTGGGCCCCGCCGTCACGTTCGGGCTGCTGGCGGCCTGGGCCCTGCACGACGCGGAGGAGTTGGCCACCGTGCGGCGGTCGTTGCGACGCCATGTACCGGTGCTGCGGGAGCGGTTCCCCCAGGTGCCGGAGGCGGTGTGGCGGCGGCTCGAATCCGTGGACACACGGGAATTCGCGGTGGCCGTGGGGCTGGTGGGCACGCTGGTCGCCGCCGCGTCCGCCGCGGGCCGGGCGAACCGGCGGGCGTTCCGCCGTGTACCAGACGACGCTGAACGCCTTCGGGCTGCACGGCCTGGTCCACCTGGTCCAGGCCGCGGCGGTGCGCGGTCACACCCCCGGGTCCGCGACCTCGCCCGTCGTGGTCGTCCCCTTCACCCTCTGGGCCCGCGCCCGCCTGCGCCGCGCCGGCGTCCTGCGCCCCACGCGCCCCCGGGACCTGGCCCTCGGCCTGGCCCTCGCGGGCGGGGCCGCGCAGGCCTCGCACGCGGCGGCCCACCGGCTGCTGGGCCGACGATCCGCTACCTGAGTGCCGCCAGCGCGATGCGTTCGGCCACCGGGTTCATGGACTCGCCCTTGGCATCCGTGGAGTTGACCGAGTAGACGAGGGTGCGGCTCAGATCGCGGGTCGCGCCGAGCACGGCGCTGTAGCCGTACCGGGCGCCGGTCTTGATCCAGTACACCCGGCCGTCGTACTCGAAGCGCTGGAGGCCCGCGCTGTAGGTGGCGCCCTCGATGCCCGCCGGGACCGTGAACATCTCCCGCAGCTGCGGCCCCGGCACGATACGGCCGCGGAACAGCGAGTGCAGGAGCCGTTCCAGGTCGGCGGTCGTGGAGATCATGTCACCGGCCGCCCAGCGGTCCGCCTGGTTCCAGTCGGTGACGTCGACGAGGCGTGCCGTGCCGTCGGCCCCGCGCACCGCCTGGTAGCCGTGATTGTGCGGGCCGCGGATCCGCGGGTCGGTGCCGGGGAAGTAGGTGTCCCGCATACCCGCGGGGCGCAGGACGAGCCGCGTGGCCTCGGAGGCGTACGAGTGACCCGTCACCTTCTCGATGAGCAGGCCGAGGATCGTGTAGTTGATGTTCAGGTAGTCCTGCCGGCAGCCCGGCCCGAACTCCGGCCCCTTGGCCGCCGCCGACGCCACCACCTGGCGTGGCGTCAGTGTGTCGAAGCGGTGCGCGTACTGCTCCTCGAAGTCGTCCCCGAAGCCGTCACCGGCCTGGATGCCACTGGTGTGGTTGAGTAGCTGCCGTACGGCGATGGGCTGGAAGTCCCTGGTGAGCAGGCCCGGAAGATACCGCTGGACCGGCGCGTCCAGGTCGACCCGGCCCTGTGCGGCGAGCCGCAGTACGACTGCCGCCGTCACCACCTTCGTCGTCGAACCGGCCCGGAACCGGGCGTCCGGGTCGGCCGGCCGGTCGCCGCGCAGATCGTGCACGCCCGCACTGCCGTGCCAGGTGCCGCCGGTGCCGCCGACGCGGACCAGGGCGGCCGTGGCGTCCGCGTCGGGCAGCGCGGCGATGGCGGCACGCAGCGCTTCGGCGTCCGGGCCGGACGGGGTGCGGCCGGCGGCGGGGGAGTCCCGGCCGGAGAGGACGCGGCAGGCAGCCGGTGCGGGTTCGGCGGGGGCGGGTGCGGCCAGGGCCGGTGCGGCGGCGATCGGTGCGGTGACCAGGGCGAGGGCGACGGAGGCGGCCGTCAGGGCCGTGGCGCGTGCGTGCATCGGTGCTCCCGGAAGGTGTTCGGTGGGCTGGTGCCGAACATCCTTCAGGCGTGCGGCGGTCTGTGGATCGTCGCCGGGGAGGGCAACCGCCCCCGAGGTGACCCGGAGCAAGTTCCGGGCCGTCTCGGGGTGTTGTGGGGGCCGTCCCCTACGGTGCCGCCGTTTGCCCGGTGCGCAGGGTGTGCAGCAGATCGACGCGATTGGTCGTGATCGAGTCGACGCCCAGGTCGAGCAGACGGCGCAGGGAGCGGCGGGTGTCGGGGGTCCAGACGGACAGCAGGTAGCCGTCGCGGTGGACACGGGCGGCGAGGTCCCGGTCCACCAGCGTGAAGCGGTAGTTCAGCCACCGGGGCCGCACCGCGTCCAGCAGCCCGGCCCGCGGCGACGCGAGGGTCGTCCAGGTCAGCGCGATCTCGGCGGCCGGGTCGGCGGCGCGCACCGCGAGCATGGCCTCCGCGCCCGCGCAGTAGTACACGCGGTCCCGGGCCCCGCACGCCTCGACCACGTCGACGATCCGCCGCACCGCCCGCGGGCGGGCCGGGCCCGGCAGGTCGATCATCACCCGGCCGTCGCCCGTCGCGGTGAGCGCGTCCTCCAGCGTGGGCACCAGACCGTCCGTCACGTCGCGCACCTCCGCCGCGGACAGCGCGTGCAGCGGCCGGTCATGGGCCCACAGCCGCTTCAGCGACTCGTCGTGGAGCAGCACCGGAACACCGTCCCGGGTCAGCCGTACGTCGATCTCGACCGCGTCCGCGCCCTGGCCGAACGCGGAGCGCAGCGAGCCGACGGTGTTCTCGCGGAAGCGGTAGGGGTCGCCGCGGTGTGCCACGGCGGTCACGGTCTGCATGTGCCCCATTGTGTCCCGCCGGGTCCCGCTCAGGGCGCGAGCCACCGTGCGGTGTAGGCGTCGATCTCCTCCGCGACGCGGGCCTTGCCGGCCGCGTCCATGAAGGAGGCGTGCACCGCGTTCTTGGCCAGCTCGGCCAGACCGGGCTCGTCGAGGTCGAGCAGCCGGCCGGCCACGGCGTACTCGTTGTTGAGGTCCGTGCCGAACATCGGCGGGTCGTCGGAGTTGACCGTGACGAGGACCCCGGCGCGGGCGAACTCCTTGATGGGGTGCTCCTCGATGGTGCGCACCGCCCGGGTGGCGATGTTGGAGGTCGGGCAGACCTCCAGCGGGATGCGGTGCTCGGCGAGGTGGGCGAGCAGCTTCGGGTCCTGGGCGGAGCTGGTGCCGTGGCCGATGCGCTCGGCACGCAGCTCGGTCAGCGCGTCCCACACCGTCTGGGGCCCGGTGGTCTCGCCGGCGTGCGGAACGGAGCGCAGCCCGGCGGCGATCGCCCGGTCGAAGTAGGGCTTGAACTGGGGCCGCGGTACTCCGATCTCGGGCCCGCCGAGTCCGAACGAGACCAGGCCCTCCGGGCGCAGCCGGTCGTCGGTGGCGAGCCGGGCGGTCTCCTCGGCCGACTCCAGTCCGGCCTCGCCGGGGATGTCGAAGCACCAGCGCAGTACGGTCCCGAACTCGGACTCCGCCGCCTTGCGGGCGTCCTCGATCGCGTCCATGAAGGCGCGCTCGTCGATGCCCCGCCGGGTGGAGGAGAACGGCGTGATGGTGAGCTCCGCGTAGCGGACCTGCTGCCGGGCCAGGTCGCGGGCCACCTCGTAGGTCAGCAGCCGGACGTCCTCCGGGGTGCGGATCAGGTCCACGACGGACAGGTACACCTCGATGAAGTGGGCGAAGTCCGTGAAGGTGAAGTAGTCGGTCAGGGCCTCGGGGTCGGTGGGCACCTTGGAGTCGGGGTGGCGGGCGGCCAGCTCGGAGACGATCCGGGGGGAGGCGGAGCCGACGTGGTGCACGTGCAGTTCGGCCTTGGGCAGTCCGGCGATGAAGGCCTGCCGGTCACGCGGCGCCTGCGGGTCGAGCAGCGTGTGCGGGTCACGGGGTGCGTACTGGTCGGTCAAGGGTTCCCTCCCGGGAAGGGCGCCGCGGGCCCTGGGGCGCGGCGCGGGTGATCGGCTGATCGGTGAGCACCGTCATCGTAGGCGCATGCCTCGCCGCCGCCCCCGGGCCGCCTCCCGGAGCGGAGGGCGGAGCCGCCCGGTGCCCGGCGGTCCGCCCGCGCGGGCCAGGCCTTAGCATGGCGGGGCGATCGATCGAGGGGGAGACGAGGACATGACGGACGGAACGCAGGCCGGCGGTGGCGCGGGAGCCGAGGATCCGTGGGCGCCGCCCGGTAACAGACCCTCTCTGGAGAAGAACCCGCCGGCCCCGGACCAGCCTTTCGGGCCGGATCAGCCGTCCGGCTTCCCCCCGCCCTCCGTGCACGACCAGGAGACGATGATCTCGATGCCGGGGGCCGGTTTCCCGCCGCCCGGCTTCGGCGCCCCCACCGCGGGCTCCGTACCGCCGCCGCCCGTCGCGCCCACCGGTCCGGGCGTGCCCACCGGCCCGGTCCCCGGCGGGTACGGCTACCCCGCGTATCCGGCAGCGGGCCATGGCTGGCCCGGCATGCCGATGCCCGCGCAGAACGGGATGGGCACCGCCGCCATGGTGCTCGGCATCCTGTCCTGCGTGGGGTTCTGCTTCTACGGCATCTTCAGCGTGGTGCTCGGGGTCCTCGCCGTGGTCTTCGGCGTCAAGGGCCGTCGGAAGGCCGATCGCGGTGAGGCCAACAATCGCGGCCAGGCCCAGGCCGGCCTGATCACGGGAATCATCGGTATCGTCCTCGGCCTCGTCACGATCGCCCTGCTGGTCGTCGGCGTCGTCTATGTCAACACCGTCGAGGTCTCGGACAGCTCCCAGGACGAGGGCGCCCGCGCCCCCCTGCCGGCCGTGACCGTCCTGACCGGCCGCTGACCGGCGTCGGCCCGCACTCGGTGCGGGCCGCCGCCGCCCGTCCGCCCGCCGCCGCCCCGGTCCGCCCGCCGCCGCCCGGCCGCACGCGGCCGCCGGACTGGCCCGCGTGCTGCCGGACTGGTCCGTACGCCGCCGCCAAACTGGCCCACGCGCCACCAGACCGGCCCGTACGTCGCCACGAGCCCGGCCCGCACTCCGTGCGGGCCGGTCAGCTCGCCCGCGTACCGGCCCGCAGCCGCTCGCGTGCCTCCATCAGGGCGAAGCCCAGCAGGTTCGGCCCGCGCCAGCGCTCCGGATCGGCCGCCGCCTCGTCGCCCGCGGCCAGTCCGATGCCCCATATCCGGTCCACCGGACTGGCTTCTACCAGCACGCGCTCGCCCGTGGCCAGCAGAAACTCGCGCAGCGCGGGGTGGGCGGCGAACTTGTGGACGCTGCCCTCCACCACGATCCGGAACCGCTCGCGCTCCCATACGCGCTCGTCGAAGCCGCGCACGAGCCGCCCCTCCTTCTTGGCCTCGGCCGGATGCCGCGCGGCCAGCACCCGCCGCTCCGCCTCCGCGTCCGCGAACAGCCGCGCCTTGCCGGCCATCATCCAGTGCTCCGCGGTCGCGTACGGCACCGCGTCCACGGTGAACGGCGACGGCCACCACTGACTCAGACAGCTCGGTCCGACCCGGCCGTCCGGGTGCGGCCGATGTCCCCAGAAGTGCAGGTAGCGCACGCGCCTTCCCGCGCTGACTTCCCTGGTCAGAGCCTGCCAGGAGTCGATGTTCCCCATGCACGCGAGTGTGGCACGCACCACTGACACACCGTCCTGCCTTTTCCGTGCCGACTCGACACCTGGTCGACAGATTCCGTCGCGTAACCAAAAGGCAACAACGGAATCCCTTGTTGCGGCCCCTGGCCTCTGCCAGGATCGGCACTCAAATCGAGCTGGAGCTACGCCACCCGCCCTCGGCGACCGAGGAGCGACGCCGGAGGAGAGCGACATGTACAACCCGGGCACAACCCCGGACCGATTCCCGGCGCAGGACCGCTTCGCGGACGGCGCGCAGTACATCTCCGGCCGGCTGACCAAGGGCACCTCGGGCAGCAGCCACGCGGTCGTCGACCCTGCCACCGGCGACGAGGTCTTCACCTACGAGCTGGCCGGCCCCGAGGACGTCGACGCCGCGGTGGCCGCCGCGCGCGAGGCGTTCCCGGGCTGGGCGGGCGCCACGCCCGGCGACCGCTCGGACGCGCTGCACCGCTTCGCGGCCGTGCTCGCCGACCGGGCGGAGGACTTCGCCCGCGCCGAGTCTCTCCAGTGCGGCAAGCCGCTGAAGCTGACCCGCGAGTTCGACGTGCCGGGCACGATCGACAACGCCGCCTTCTTCGCGGGCGCCGCCCGGCACCTCCAGGGTCAGGCGGCCGGCGAGTTCTCCGGCGACCACACGTCCTACGTGCGCCGTGAGCCCATCGGTGTCGTCGGCTCCATCGCGCCCTGGAACTACCCGCTCCAGATGGCCGCCTGGAAGATCCTCCCGGCCGTCGCCGCGGGCAACACCATCGTGCTCAAGCCCGCCGAGCTGACCCCGCTGACCTCGCTGATGTTCGCCCAGGCCGCCACCGACGCGGGAATCCCGGACGGCGTGATCAACATCGTCACCGGCACCGGCAGGGTGGCGGGCGAGCACCTGATCGGCCACCCGGACGTGGCCATGACGTCCTTCACCGGCTCCACCGCCGTCGGCAAGCGGGTCGCCGAGATCGCCACGGCGACCGTCAAGCGCCTGCACCTGGAACTCGGCGGCAAGGCGCCCTTCGTGGTCTTCGACGACGCCGACCTGGAGGCCGCTGTCAACGGAGCGGTCGCGGGCGCGCTCATCAACACCGGGCAGGACTGCACGGCCGCCACGCGCGTATACGTGCAGCGTCCCCTGTACGAGGAGTTCGTCGCGCGGACGGCCGCCCTGATGGAGACCGTCCGGCTGGGCGACCCGTTCGCCGCCGGCACCGACCTCGGCCCGCTGATCTCGCACGTCCAGCGCGACCGCGTCGCCGGTTTCGTCGACCGGGCGCGTGCCTACGCGCGCGTGGTCACCGGCGGTGAGGCTCCCCGGGGCGCCCTCGAGGCCGGGGCGTACTATCGCCCCACTCTCGTCGCGGACGCGGCGCAGGACAGCGAGATCGTCCAGTCGGAGATCTTCGGTCCGGTACTGGTCGTACTGCCGTTCGACAGTGATGATGAGGGGATCCGTCTGGCCAACGACACTCCGTACGGTCTGGCGGCCTCGGCGTGGAGCCGGGACGTCTACCGGGCCAACCGCGCGACGCGGGAGATCAAGGCGGGGTGCGTATGGGTCAACGACCACATTCCGATCATCAGCGAGATGCCGCACGGCGGTTATAAGCAGTCCGGCTTCGGCAAGGACATGTCCTCGTACTCGTTCGAGGAATACACGCAGATCAAGCACGTCATGTTCGACAACACGGCGGTGGCCCGCAAGGACTGGCACCGCACGATCTTCGGGGACCGATAGCAACGACCAGGCCTCGATTCAGGCCACCTTCCCGAAAGGGCACCACGCGCATGGAGCAGTACGAGCCCGACCGCCTCACCCCGGCCCAGTTGGCCGCCGTGCGGCGCAGCTTCCGCAACGGCAGGGCCGCTTTCAGCCGCCGTTCGCTGCTGCGCGCCTCAGCGGGCGGCGCGCTCACGGTCGGGGGACTCGGGGCGCTGAGCGCCTGCGGGATCCCCCCGGCCGGCCAGGCACAGGGCGGCACCTCCGCCGAGGATCACTCGGCCAAGGAGAAGGTCGTGAACTTCTCCAACTGGCCCGTGTACATCGACGTGGACAAGAGCGGCAAGCAGCACCCCACGCTCGACGAGTTCACCCGGCAGACCGGCATCAAGGTCAAGTACACCGAGGACGTCAACGACAACAACGAGTTCTTCGGGAAGGTCAAGCCGCAGCTCGCCGCCGGCCAGGACACCGGCCGCGACCTCATCGTCGTCACCGACTGGCTGGCCGCGCGGCTGATCCGCCTGGGCTGGGTGCAGAAGCTGGACTCGGCGAACCTGCCGCACGCCTTCGCCAACCTGTCCGAGCAGTACCGCAGTCCGGACTGGGACCCGGGGCGCGCCTACTCCTACGCGTGGCAGGGTGTGTCGACCGTCGTCGCCTACAACAAGAAGGCGCTCGACGGCATCGAGGTCAAGTCGGTCTCCGACCTGCTGGACAACCCCAAGCTCAAGGGCCGGGTCTCGTTCCTGTCCGAGATGCGGGACACCATGGGCATGACCCTGCTCGACATGGGCAAGGACCCGGCCAAGTTCACCGACGACGACTTCGACGCGGCGATCGCCCGCCTCCAGAAGGCCGTCGACAAGGGGCAGATCCGGCGCTTCACCGGCAACGACTACACCTCCGACCTGACCAAGGGCGACATCGCCGCCTGCGTCGCCTGGGGCGGGGACATCGTCCAGCTCCAGGAGGACAGCGCCGACGTCGACTACGTCATCCCGGACGCCGGCTGGCTCACGTCCACCGACAACCTGCTGATCCCGAACAAGGCCCGGCACAAGGCCAACGCCGAGCGGCTGATCGACTTCTACTTCCAGCCGAGGCAGGCCGCTCAGCTCTCCGCCTACGTCGCCTTCATGAGCCCCGTCGACGGGGCGAAGGAGGAACTGGCCAAGATCGACAAGGCGGCGGCGGAGAACCCGCTGATCATCCCCACCAAGGACATGGTGGCCAAGGCCCACTCCTTCCGCGCCTTGAGCGACAAGGAAGAGGCGGCCTACGAAGCGAAGTTCGCGAAGCTCACAGGGGCGTGACGAGAATGACGACGAAAGACAACAGCGGCGACGTCCGCCTCTCCCAGATCGGCAAGCGCTACGGCGCTTTCACCGCCGTACACCCGCTGGACCTGACCGTGCCGCAGGGGTCCTTCTTCGCCCTGCTCGGTGCCTCCGGCTGCGGCAAGACCACCACCCTGCGCATGATCGCCGGTCTGGAGGAGCCCACGCAGGGCACCGTGCACCTCGGCGACCAGGACGTGACGCACCTGCCGCCGTACAAACGCCCGGTGAACACGGTCTTCCAGTCCTACGCCCTCTTCCCGCACCTCGACATCTTCGAGAACGTCGCCTTCGGTCTGCGCCGGCGCGGCATCAAGTCGGTGAAGAAGCAGGTCGAGGAGATGCTCGACCTGGTGCAGCTGGGCGAGCAGGCACGCAAGAAGCCGCACCAGCTCTCCGGCGGCCAGCAGCAGCGCGTCGCGGTCGCCCGCGCGCTGATCAACCACCCCAAGGTGCTGCTGCTGGACGAGCCGCTCGGCGCCCTGGACCTGAAGCTGCGCCGGCAGATGCAGCTGGAGCTCAAGCGCATCCAGACCGAGGTCGGCATCACCTTCATCCACGTCACGCACGACCAGGAGGAGGCCATGACCATGGCCGACACGGTCGCCGTGATGAACGGCGGACGGGTGGAGCAGCTCGGCGCGCCCACCGACCTCTACGAGAACCCGCAGACCACGTTCGTCGCGAACTTCCTCGGCACCTCCAACCTGATCGAGGCCGAGGTCGACTCCAGCAGCGGCGGCGACGTCGTCCTGAAGGCGGGCGGCGGCAAGCTGGCCCTGCCCCAGGCACGATGTTCCGCCCCGG of the Streptomyces sp. NBC_01788 genome contains:
- a CDS encoding serine hydrolase domain-containing protein, which codes for MHARATALTAASVALALVTAPIAAAPALAAPAPAEPAPAACRVLSGRDSPAAGRTPSGPDAEALRAAIAALPDADATAALVRVGGTGGTWHGSAGVHDLRGDRPADPDARFRAGSTTKVVTAAVVLRLAAQGRVDLDAPVQRYLPGLLTRDFQPIAVRQLLNHTSGIQAGDGFGDDFEEQYAHRFDTLTPRQVVASAAAKGPEFGPGCRQDYLNINYTILGLLIEKVTGHSYASEATRLVLRPAGMRDTYFPGTDPRIRGPHNHGYQAVRGADGTARLVDVTDWNQADRWAAGDMISTTADLERLLHSLFRGRIVPGPQLREMFTVPAGIEGATYSAGLQRFEYDGRVYWIKTGARYGYSAVLGATRDLSRTLVYSVNSTDAKGESMNPVAERIALAALR
- a CDS encoding aspartate aminotransferase family protein — translated: MGNPITVSKDLSRTAYDHLWMHFTRMSSYENAPVPTIVRGEGTYIYDDKGRRYLDGLAGLFVVQAGHGRTELAEAASKQAQELAFFPVWSYAHPKAVELAERLADHAPGDLNKVFFTTGGGEAVETAWKLAKQYFKLTGKPTKYKVISRAVAYHGTPQGALSITGLPALKAPFEPLVPGAHKVPNTNIYRAPLFGDDPEAFGRWAADQIEQQILFEGPDTVAAVFLEPVQNAGGCFPPPPGYFQRVREICDQYDVLLVSDEVICAFGRLGTTFACDKFGYVPDMITCAKGMTSGYSPIGACIISDRLAEPFYKGDNTFLHGYTFGGHPVSAAVGLANLDLFEREGLNQHVLDNEGAFLSTLQKLHDLPIVGDVRGNGFFYGIELVKDKHTKESFNEEETERVLYGFLSKALFDNGLYCRADDRGDPVIQLAPPLISNQETFDEIEQILRATLTEAWTKL
- a CDS encoding ABC transporter substrate-binding protein codes for the protein MPKTPKTPPLSRRSLLRALGGTAALGALAGCGVPAAYVQPGDRAIPDASATDHRLNWANWPLYIDTDDKHPNRRPTLEAFEKRTGIAVDYVEEINDNDEFFGKISPSLMNHQDPGRDLVVISDWLCARFVRLGWVQEMDRARQPQVAKYLDPLLRDPAFDPGRKFTMPYQSGITGIAYNRRKLGREIRQVSDLWAGDLKGRVTLLSGLDEAFALLMQANGVDITKWRTRDFDKVCDQVERQVHTGQIRRFTGNDYTKDLVSGDVLACQAYSGDVIQLQADNPDIRFVVPEEGAELWSDSWMIPNRAGHKANAERLIDYYYDPEVAAELATWVNYVCPVPAAQGVLADSKDKDTAELAENPLIFPDATMRKRLAIARDMSSEERVDFAKRWNAIVGL
- a CDS encoding Lrp/AsnC family transcriptional regulator, whose amino-acid sequence is MVVPSRSAEQRDSRESRNGSSPNLDTVSLAIIEQLQEDGRRPYAAIGKAVGLSEAAVRQRVQKLLDQGVMQIVAVTDPLTVGFRRQAMVGINVEGDTESVADALTGMSEVEYVVMTAGSFDILAEIVCEDDDQLLDVINKRIRALPGVRSTESFVYLKLKKQTYMWGTR
- a CDS encoding gamma-aminobutyraldehyde dehydrogenase — translated: MSTELGRLRKLRNYIDGEFRDAADGRTTEVVNPATGDAYATAPLSGQADVDAAMAAAAAAFPGWRDTTPAERQKALLKIADAFEERAEELIAAEVENTGKPIGLTRSEEIPPMVDQIRFFAGAARMLEGRSAGEYMDGMTSIVRREPIGVCAQVAPWNYPMMMAVWKFAPALAAGNTVVLKPSDTTPASTVLIADIIGSVLPKGVFNVICGDRDTGRLMVEHPTPAMASITGSVRAGMSVAESASKDLKRVHLELGGKAPVVVFEDTDIDKAVEDISVAGFFNAGQDCTAATRVLVHESIHDAFVSALAKAAAETKTGQPDDEDVLFGPLNNPNQLKQVAGFIERLPAHAKVEAGGHQVGDKGYFYAPTVVSGLKQDDEIIQREVFGPVITVQSFSDEDQAVEWANGVEYALASSVWTKDHSRAMRMSKRLDFGCVWINTHIPLVAEMPHGGFKKSGYGKDLSAYGFEDYTRIKHVMTSLDA